The following are encoded in a window of Dysidea avara chromosome 4, odDysAvar1.4, whole genome shotgun sequence genomic DNA:
- the LOC136252625 gene encoding uncharacterized protein isoform X1, which produces MLTKQARKHLLQQLSVSLWTNNARMILRYWALQSTGQWFAPQVRGEKPSGCAAFGFICDGVRLLIFGGMVKYGRYSSEIPACGRCVQHFLRNITMKMCHARGQLGHTGAAVDTRMYVNLEWQGWVQETGITRCAVISYGFWRRRSLLHQQGYNWSELVPLHWSYNGPVYHQLTVTCSRYNNTIYLRL; this is translated from the exons ATGTTAACCAAACAGgctcgtaaacatttgttacaacaactttcagtttctttatggacgaacaatgcccgtatgattttacggtactgggctttgcagt CCACTGGACAGTGGTTTGCCCCTCAAGTTAGAGGGGAGAAGCCAAGTGGTTGTGCAGCATTTGGTTTTATCTGTGATGGAGTGAGGTTATTGATATTTGGAGGAATGGTGAAATATGGGAGATACTCTAGTGAG ATACCTGCATGTGGGAGGTGTGTCCAGCATTTCCTGAGAAACATTACAATGAAGATGTGTCATGCCCGAGGGCAGCTAGGTCATACAGGTGCTGCTGTGGATACCAGGATGTATGTTAATTTGGAGTGGCAGGGATGGGTACAAGAAACAGGAATAACCAG GTGTGCTGTAATATCCTATGGTTTCTGGAGACGGAGATCCCTCCTGCACCAACAAGGGTACAACTGGTCAGAGCTGGTACCACTTCACTGGAGCTACAATGGACCAGTATACCATCAGTTGACTGTTACCTGCTCCAGATACAACAATACAATTTACCTGCGGCTATAA